A single region of the Vicia villosa cultivar HV-30 ecotype Madison, WI linkage group LG4, Vvil1.0, whole genome shotgun sequence genome encodes:
- the LOC131600355 gene encoding nuclear transcription factor Y subunit B-1-like isoform X1, whose translation MEHGSHSRSTHSNFVGNETTNIENAKNNINDNIENQHLQETGDEEIHMPIKNVTKIMQQAIPPDGIISKDAKESIQLCVTEFMNIVTNEANERCKAESRKIIRGEDLIWAMDKLGFEDYVGPLLLFHKKYLNHEAQLSNMPFEHEFKKDGSGASGSNIGGDIGKI comes from the exons ATGGAGCATGGAAGTCACTCCCGTTCGACACATTCAAACTTTG TAGGTAATGAAACCACAAACATTGAGAACGCCAAAAACAATATCAACGACAATATTGAGAACCAACATTTACAAGAAACAGGGGATGAGGAAATTCATATGCCCATCAAGAATGTGACAAAAATCATGCAGCAGGCTATTCCCCCAGATGGAATAATCTCTAAGGATGCCAAGGAGTCAATTCAATTGTGTGTGACTGAATTTATGAACATCGTCACAAATGAGGCTAATGAGCGATGTAAGGCAGAGAGTCGAAAGATCATTAGGGGTGAAGATTTAATATGGGCTATGGATAAGTTGGGCTTTGAGGACTATGTTGGTCCTCTTCTTTTATTCCATAAAAAATATCTCAACCATGAAGCTCAATTGAGTAACATGCCATTTGAGCATGAGTTCAAGAAGGACGGATCAGGCGCTAGTGGCTCAAACATTGGTGGTGATATTGGCAAAATTTGA
- the LOC131600355 gene encoding nuclear transcription factor Y subunit B-1-like isoform X2 gives MEHGSHSRSTHSNFGNETTNIENAKNNINDNIENQHLQETGDEEIHMPIKNVTKIMQQAIPPDGIISKDAKESIQLCVTEFMNIVTNEANERCKAESRKIIRGEDLIWAMDKLGFEDYVGPLLLFHKKYLNHEAQLSNMPFEHEFKKDGSGASGSNIGGDIGKI, from the exons ATGGAGCATGGAAGTCACTCCCGTTCGACACATTCAAACTTTG GTAATGAAACCACAAACATTGAGAACGCCAAAAACAATATCAACGACAATATTGAGAACCAACATTTACAAGAAACAGGGGATGAGGAAATTCATATGCCCATCAAGAATGTGACAAAAATCATGCAGCAGGCTATTCCCCCAGATGGAATAATCTCTAAGGATGCCAAGGAGTCAATTCAATTGTGTGTGACTGAATTTATGAACATCGTCACAAATGAGGCTAATGAGCGATGTAAGGCAGAGAGTCGAAAGATCATTAGGGGTGAAGATTTAATATGGGCTATGGATAAGTTGGGCTTTGAGGACTATGTTGGTCCTCTTCTTTTATTCCATAAAAAATATCTCAACCATGAAGCTCAATTGAGTAACATGCCATTTGAGCATGAGTTCAAGAAGGACGGATCAGGCGCTAGTGGCTCAAACATTGGTGGTGATATTGGCAAAATTTGA